The genomic interval AAAGTGATGCCAATCAAAATACGTAAAAAAGTGATCGGACTCTTCCTTGTTATATTTTCCTGCAATTTCTAATTCTGCCATCCGAATGGCTTTAAATCCTTCCGCCATTTTAACCATGTGGCCTTCAAAAATTCCCATCGCTAACGACGGGGCATCTTGAAATAAATTATTGGCCCATGGAAATGGGTAAGGATTAAAAGGATAAGTTGATCCCCAAACTGAGGTACAGCCTGTGCTATTGGTAATCCCCATTTCTGCACGACCATTGCCTGTTAAACCTTGGGTATATTGCCATTTTAAATGCTTTAATTTAGCGACAATTTGTGAGGCCCATTTTAACCATTCGCTATCAATCGGTTGGCTAGGCTTGCCCTCATCTAAAGCTGTGCTTAATTTAGATAAGGTTAAATCAACATTTTTATTGGCCTCAATCGCCGCTTCAACCGTTTCTATATCGGTGATATTTAAATTTTCAGCGAGTTTGAGACGAATATGTTTTTCCATCCCCACAATGAGTGAATCAAGATGAACCAAATGTTTTTTAACACGGGACTGCATTAGCGCAGTGACTGTGCTGGTAAATAAATGAATGACCGTTTTTTCACCACAACCTAAACACGCGCCATCACCACAATTCATCGAATGATAATTTTTCTTATCCAGCAATAACGTATCTAACGCGCCAATTTTTTCATCTAAATCATCAATCCGTTTATATTTTGGGTTCGAGGTCGGTAAATCATTCCAATACTCCCAATCATTACGCAAGGTTTTAATGCTATCACGGGTTTGCTCAACAGGTTTTAAGGCATCATCATCACAAACTTCAACGCATTCCATACAGCCTTTACAGGTCATTGGATTGATGGTGATTGAAAATAAACCGCCTTGATTCGGGGTGCGTTTATTAATCGCATCATGATAAGGTTTGGTTAATGCAAATTTAAACTCCCCCATCGCCTCTTTAAACCAATCAAACTCTAAAGTGACTTCTTCACGTTCCGTTTCTGGGTATTCCTTAATCGTTTCACCGACGGCTCGTGCAAAGACGGGTTGTAAATTAGTCCCCTCGGATTTATCGGCCGTTAACGCATGATATTTTTTCTCAACAACACGAATCGCACGGCGTAAATGTTTAACCGTTTTTCCTGTTTTTTCAACCCGTTTAATATTGGTTTCAAAGACTTCATTAACAGTATTAATTAACCCAGGAATCGCGCTGTCAGGACACATGGCATAACAATCCCCACAGGCGGTACAATTTTCAGCAATCCATTCAGGATGTTCAAAACGAATTTGAGTCATATCCCGATAAATGCCAGTGGCCGCAGGAATAATACTGGTGGCCAAGAAAGGATCGGCTAAATTATCGGCTCGACCATTAATATAGTTACTGCCTGTTTGCTCAAAGAAACGGTGAATATCAGACAACGGCTCATCATTAGCGGGTTTCTGTAACAACATTAAAGGCGCGGTGGCTTCAACACGCTCTATCCATGATTCCACATCCCCCACCGTCATTGCGGACACGTCTAAATGCTTGGTTTCGCTAAAACCCCGTTGCACGGTTCTAAAATTATCCTCAATAACTTGCTCGCCTTTGCTCGCAAATTTCTTGCTGATGGTATCGTGAATCGCTTGCAGAATTTCTTCTTTGGTTTTACCTGCATTTTTAGCGATAGGCGATGATTCAAAAAAAGCTCCTTGGAAAGCGATCCCTTGCATTCTAAATTGCAAATCGGCATGTTGGGTTTCTTCTCGCGCAATTTTAAACCCGTCGATGTACGAGACTTTAATTTTTTTATCAAAAATATATTGTTGAGCAAAGCGTGGAAAGGTACGCCATACTTTTTCAGGCGATTCTAATTTGCTTTGGATAATAAAAACGCCATTTTCACTGAGTCCTGCGAGTGGGTTTGAATGCGTAAAAACATTGGGATCAGGGGAAATCACCACATCAACATGGGCATATTCACACGCAATACGAATCGGTTCCGAAGAGGCGGATAAATAATACGTTGTGGGCTGGCCTTTTTTCTCAGAACCGTATTTAGGATTGGCTTTAATATTGTAATCCAGCAAATCAAATAAGGTCATCGCTAAATTTTTTCCCGTCGTGATCGCGCCCCAGCCCCCGACAGAATGCATTCTAACCGTAACCGCATCCTTTGGCATAAGGTTCGGGTTTTCAGAGCCTTTTAAGGCTAAATCACGAATACCAGGATAAGCGTCGGCGATGGATTGTTGTTGAATTTCTTGCTTAGGGCTGTAAGCGGTTTCACGCGTAAATTCAATGCCTAAATAAAAGAATTTTTTATGCTTCCCCTCAGCTAACATATTTTCAACCGTGGCAATAATGCCTTCGGGTTGCAAATCACGACTTCCTAAACCAAAGCAAGCCGAATATAACGGTGAGCTGTCCGTAGTTTGTGTATAAGAGGCATACTTAGGAAAGGGGGTGGCTTTTGAATGACCATTTTCAAACCCTTTCGTCATGGCGGTGCGAATTTCACAAATCAACGGTAAATCTTCCGCTAAAGGTTGATCGGTTCGTTCCATGATGGTGATTCCTTTACGTCCTTTACAGATGTTGGAAATTAAATCACCAGGAAAAGGACGAAACACAGTCATATTGACTACGCCGAGTTTAATCGCTCTAGTCTCGCGTAAATAATCAGCCACGGCTTCTGCGGTATGAATTACACTCCCTTGAGCAATAATTAAATAATCCGCATCCTCACAACGGTATTCACCAATGCGATGATAACGTCTCCCCGTGAGTTCAAACCATTCATCCATACTTTCATCAATGAACGTTTCTATGTGGTCAAAAAAATACGGACGTTGCGCGGCAACCGATTGCATATAGGATTCTTGATTTTGCACCACCCCTGACATCATCGGTTTATCAACATTCCAAAGTTCCGGGACACGACGACGACTTGCCCCATATAAAATACGTTGTGCAGGGGTTGGGCAATTAATAATATCTTCAGGTTTACCTAAAAATTCTTTAATCAATTCACGTTCAGGTAAATTTAAAGCTTCAATCAAATGCGAGGTTAAAAAACCATCTTGCCCGACAGCCGCAGGATTTAAAGCCAATTCCGCCACTTTTCGAGAAATAACGTTTAAATCAGCGACTTCTTGGTTATTTTTGGCAAAAATTTGAATAAACCCCGTATCATCAATACAGTGGTAATCATCATGACCGCAATGAACATTTAACGTCGCTTTAGTGATGGCACGACAAGCAATATTTAAGACATAGGGTAATCGCTTGCCGACAGCGGTATACAAGGACTCGTGCATATAAGCAATGCCTTGTGACGAACTAAAATTAGTGGCGCGTAAACCCGACATTGACATCCCCGCTGTAATCGCAGCGGCGGCGTGTTCACCTTCCGGTTCAACAAAAATTAACGGACGACCTGAAATATTAAGATGCCCTTTACTTTTCTCTTCTGCCCAATATTCCCCCATATCGGTTGAGGGAGTAATGGGAAAAGCACCCGCCGCATCGCTGGATTCTCGCTCACACATCACGACCGCTGCGTTTCCATCCATCGCCATGCGAATACCTGGATATTTAATTTCTTTAGGTGTTTTTGATTTATTGAAAAATGCCATTGAGTTCCCTTTGGAGGTCGTATTGAGTTGTTATTTTTGAGAATGGAGTTTATAGTTATGTCTATAGACTTGCCGATACGGTAGCCTACCGTAACCTTCTGGATAGCTGATAGTAAACGATTAGATAAAAGAGGATGAGTTCTAGCTGGGGCGGCTCCCCAGCGGCAAGTTTATCTAATTTTTTCATACTTCCCTCTGATTTCTTCACTCGCTTTTTCATCTGATTGTTTTATTAAACGCCTGAATTCAAGTCAACTTTTTCATTTTTAAAACCTATATATTCTATGTTGAATTAGGACAAAAATGTATATTGAAAGTTGCATGGTGAACTGTAAGTTTATAACGTGAACGCAAGAATATATTTAATAATCTCATTTCATAATATGTACTCTATTTTCTTCCGCCGTCAAGGTTTGGAACGAATCAGGATGATGTAAGTTAAAATTTCTAACATGTTGACGTATTTTAGGGTTAAACCCTTCGGCTCTAACCGTCTCAATAAAGGCTTTAAAGTCAGCACTTTGTTTTATTTCAGTCGAGTTTCCCACCGCATTTAATTGATAGTCGGCAACAATTTTTCCCCCTCGATTAGCTTTGCTGTCTTCACCTCGGTCATCACTGTAATATTGTGATAAAACTAATAATCGACTCCCAACAAAACAGGCTTCTTCCAAATCATGGGTAATAAAAAAAACCGTTAATTTTTCGGTTTCCCATAAACTCAATAAAAATAATTGTAAATCTTCACGTGTATCAGGATCTAATGCACCAAAAGGCTCATCCATTAATAAAACAGGGGGTTTCATAATTAATGCTTGGGCAATCGCGGCGCGTTGCTGCATTCCACCTGATAGCTCATGTGGGTATTTATGAACCGCATCCGTAAGTCTGACACGCTCCAAATAATCCATAGCCTTCATCTAGCCAGTTTTTATGCGCTGCCCAAGGTAACCACCAACGTCCTTCAAATAATCGTTTCCCCAATAATACGTTATCTAAAACGCTCAAATGAGGAAATAATGAGTAGCGTTGAAAAACAATGCCTCGGTTAGGTTGTGGGAAGCCAACCGCCTTCCCTTCTATAAAAATATTCCCTGCTGTTGGTTGTTCTTGCCCTAAAATCAAACGGAGTAACGTTGATTTACCACAGCCACTAGGGCCGACAAGCGCGCATAATTCGCCCGATGAAACGGATAAATCTATATTATCTAAAACTCTTTTTTCACCATAGTGTTTTTCTATATCTTCTAAGTGAATTTTATGTTTTTTTGCGGTAACGGTCATATCGATTTAGCCTCATACCAAGGGGATACCCTTTGTTTTAATTGTCGTAATAAAAAATCAAAACTAAACCCAAGTAAGGTAATCCACAACACATAAGGAATGATAATATCCATCGCCAAATAGCGTCTAACTAAAAAGATACGATAACCTAACCCATCTGTTGATGCTATTGCCTCGGAAGCAATTAAAAACAACCATCCACTGCCCAGCACAAGACGCACAGAATTAATTGCTCGTGGGAAAATTTGCGGTAAAATTATACGGTAAATAATAGCCCCTGATGAGGCTCCCAAGGTTAAGGCTTTAACAATTTGTTGCGGTGGAATTTCTTTAACCGCTAAAAAAATATCACGGGTTAAAAGTGGAAAGGTTCCGATAAAAATAAGGGCCACTTTTGCAACCTCACCGACCCCCTAAACTAACAAACAAAATAGGTAAAATAGCCAAGGGAGGAATCATTGAAATAAAAACAATAAACGCCGAAAACAGCGCGTCAATGCCTCGATATAAGCCCATATAAAGCCCTAATAATAACGCCGTTATTAAAGCAAGACTGATTCCATAAAAAAGACGTGTTAGGCTTGAAAACGTATCTTTCCACAATAAAATATCACCAGAACGTTTATCTTCTTCAAAAGCCAGCTGATTAATGGCTTTAATCATCGAGGATAAGCTGGGTAATAATTTATCGTGGGGATTATCCGTCAAACGTAAATGCGACGCATAGAGATAACAGCCTATTAGGAGTATAAACGGCAATAACATGATGAGACGTTTAACGTATTTGGGGGGATTGGCATGTAAACCAAAAATAAGGGGCGAATTCAACTCATGACTCCTTTATCGAACGACTTCATAAAACAAACACGACAGGATGCTGCTTAGACCGTGTTATAAATACTCAAAGGCCAGAAACACGATACGTCGCACGTCTACATCAATGGTAACCGTTAAATTTACCGCTCTCCTGTTTAAGCTTATTCCTTATTATAGAAATTCAGGCTACTAACTTAAGACGAGACAAGTTGAGGTTAAGCCTCGCGCCATACTGTTCCATCTAAGTTGGTAGCCTAAATTCAGGAGGGCGCAATCTATCAATTTAGCGTAAATACATCAAACAGGATTCAAGATAATTCCACCGTTATAACGTCATCAATACGCGTGGATGATCATTTAATTGTTGATAAATCGTATCTAATTGACGTTGACTCATGGCTTCAATCGTAATTGTGACTGAAACAAATTTACCGTTTTTGCTCGGTCGTATTTTTATAGCATCAGTCGCTAGCGCATTAACATGTTGATTTATAATATCAACCACTAATAGGTCAAACTCAATATCAGTTTTCCCCATGGCTTTAATTGGAAATTGACAAGGAAAATCAAAAACACTCGGACGGTCTTCTTCACTCATGAGATAGGTTTTTATAGTTTTGAAAAAGTGTATTAACGGTGCGCCATAAATTGCCTACTTTACCTTCAGCAACCTTACAACCATCTAATTCAATCACGGGTAATATTTCACGGGTTGAACTCACTAGCCAGATTTCATCCGCATTTCTTAACGCGTCTTCAGAAATAGGCTGTTCAGCGGTTTTAATTTGATTCACCTTTGCAATTTTTAAAATAACCTCACGCGTAATACCAGGCAAAATATCATTGGTTAAAGGCGGTGTCGTTAAAACACCGTTAATTAAGGCAAACAAATTACTTGAAGCCCCTTCGGTTACATAACCTTTTTTAATTAAAATAGCTTCACTTTGATTTGTTTCAATCGCTTGTTGTTTCAGTAATACATTTGCTAATAACGCCGTGGATTTAATATGACATAAATGCCAACGATTATCATTAAACGTAACCCCTTTGAAACCGTGTTCCCGTGCTGTAACAGGAATAATATCACTACACATTGCAAATACCGTTGGGGCAGTATTTGCAGGAAACGCATGATCTCTTTTTGTCGCTACGCCACGTGTTAAATGAAGATAAATATATTGATTACGTGCGGAATCAATCAAGGGCTGTACTATTTGTCGCCATTCTTCTAGGGGACGGTGATAAACGAGCTGTATTCCTGCCAGACTTTTTTCTAGCCGCTGCATATGCGCATTGAACTCAAATAAATGCCCCTGATAACACGGAATCACTTCATAAACCCCATCACCAAATAAAAAACCTCGATCTAATACCGAAATTTTTGCTTCATTTAAAGGGAGGTAATCTCCATTTAAATAGACCGTCATATTTTCCATTATTCTATTAATTGTAGTAAATGATCATAAAAACGCTGAAAAATGCTACCAATCGCAATATCTTCAAGCGCGATCAAAGGAACTCTTTTAATTAGTTCGCCTTTAAGTGTAATAGTCACCGCGCCATAAACTTGCCCCTTAATAACGGGCGCAATAATTTTTTTATCTGTTTTAGTTTCAATTTTTAAATTTTCATAATAGCGTTTTGCAATAGTAATATAAAGATCTTTTTCGACCCCTAATTTTAGCTCTTTACGCTCGCCTTTCCATATTCTAACTTTTTTTAATGACTGTTGTGCCTGATAAAGTCGATGGGTTTCATAAAACCGAAAACCATAATTCAATAACCCTTGCGATTCAGCCGTACGGGCCGATTCACTTTTTGCTCCCATCACCACGGAAATTAAACGCATATTATCACGTTTTGCCGAAGCCACCATGCAATAACCCGCCTCATTCGTATGACCTGTTTTAACCCCATCAACGGAACTGTCTTTCCATAATAATCGGTTACGATTCCGTTGCTTGATATTATTATAGGTAAATTCTTTTTGTGACTCCCAAACATAATATTCAGGAAAATCTGTAATTAAGGCGCGGGTTAATAAAATTAAATCTTTCGCTGTCGTGTGATGGTTCTCCGTAGGCAGTCCCATACTATTTTGAAAATGGGTATTAATTAATTTTAATCGTTGGGCTTGCTCATTCATCAATAAAACAAAATTCGCTTCATTCCCTGCAATATGTTCTGCTAACGCCACACTCGCATCATTCCCTGATTGAATAATAAGACCTTTCAATAAGTCCTCAACCATCACCTGCGTACCTACTTCAATAAACATCCGTGAGCCTGGCATTTTCCACGCATTCTCAGACACGGTAACTTTATCAGTTAAACTTAATTTTCCTTTTTTTATTTCACTAAAAACAACGTAGGCCGTCATAATTTTAGTTAAACTTGCAGGTGAAAGTGTTTTGTCAGAATTTTTTTCAACAATAACCTTATGACTATTAAAATCCTCTAAAATATAACTTGAACCGATAACAACAGGAGGTGATGGCATTAAAATAGCCTCGTCACTTGCACTAATTATGGGGGATATAAATAAATAGAGTAAAAGCGCCGCTATTAAGCGATAACCGTGAAGCGTTGAAGGCATAATTTTAATCCAAGTTCTGACGATAAAAACAATAAATATTGTAACAGATTAGAAGACAGCAAGTAGAGGCCGGATTTCAACACCCTCACAAAGAAAATACAGGCGTTATCAACAGATGAAAAAATACCTTACTATGGGTAATTAATACTCTCATAATAACGACAAATCTCACTTTAAATCTGAACGATCACGCCCTTCTTGATTCATTTGGGTGCGCTGTTTGTCAAAATGAGTCCCTATAAAAGATAATTTCATTTTCTAACCTGCTTGTATGCCGAGTAAAACAATCGATTAATTACTGGCATGTTTATTGCACAATTCTATAATTTTAGTTAGACTAATCACTGACAATTTATTAGGAACAAACAATGATAGAAATGATCATATTACTTTCGGTCGTTATCGCAATGATAATTGCAGTCTATGTAGCACCAACGACAAGTAATTCTTTAAACACACCTGTTGTAAAAAAGGCCGATAAATCTATAAAAATCCCTGAAGATTCTATGCTTAAACGACATTTTTTAGCCAATTTACAGGCCGAAATAGAATCTAATTTTCACTCTCGCCCAACAGATGCTAGTTTAAAGCGACATTATGATAGTTTAATTATCAGTGAAATGGATAAATATATACAATTAAATGTGGCTTAAATTTATTCTTTAAAGCCCTATTTTTTTGAGTATAACCCTGAAAAAAGTCCACTCGCCCCTCCCCTTTAAGAAAGAGCTATTAATAGTTTTTAAAACTTAGGTCGCCTAAAGTCGGTGCAAGCTGCGCTCAACTCGTCCAAAAAAGTTTCAATGTTATTAAACCCCCCTTCCTAGGTCTAAATTTTTAGAGGCTTTAAAAAATTCTGGGGTACAAAATAGGCTTTGTACTCCAAATTTTAAGCGTTGTTATGGTGTTATTATCCCCCTAATTATTTTCACACAATAATTAGCTTACCGCCAAAATCGTCACTTTATAGAACTGAAATTGTAAAAATACACAGTTTATAGCCATAAAATTAAATATAGTTATCTAAATAACGCTAAAATGCACACCTTTTGGGACTCTATTTTTCATCATGAAGCTGTTAATACAATATCTGGCACTCTGCTGGTTCAAAAATAATCCCACCCAATTAATTCCCACCAAGTCGTTCATGCAAAAAGTAATTATCTTTTACTTTTTATCAGGATGGTTAGTTGAAGGTCTTATTGCCGATCCTGCCGAAGGTTTTTTAGAAGTCGTCTTACGCATGATTATGGCGTTTTCAACTCTTGCAATTTTTTTAGTTATTACTAAAAAATGGAGCTTCTTTAACCCCTTATTTACCTCTATCTTTGTGTGTGAGAATTTCATTATGACCCTTGCAACCGCGGTCGAAGGGTTAGATGTTTATATGGTCATGACCCATGTGGTTTACCGAGAAGAAATAGCAATCGGGTTAGGCATTTTTTTAGTGGTGTGGTATTTGTTGATTGTGGCTTATATTTTACGCCAGTTTTTTACCTTCGCGCTTCGAGAAAGCATTATCTTGGCCACCAGTTATTTTGTTTTAACCTATGGTATCCCCATGTTTTTTATGGATGTTTAATTCATTCAGATCCTAATGAAACCTTTGATTATCATTGCTCAATCCGCCCAAATGCTCGCACAAGCCGCCTGTCATATCGGTCTAAACGTCATTACGATTGATTGCTTTGCCGATCAAGATACTCAAGCATTAGCGGTACAAAGTTACCGTGTCGATTCCTTAGCCATTAATGCCCTAAAAAACTGTATTGACAGGCTTGAAAATAAATTCAACGAATGCCTTTATGGCAGTGGTTTTGAACTCTACCCAGAAAGTTTGATTTTTTTAGAAACACGGTTTAAATTAATTGGAAACTCATCGCGAATTTTTAACGCGTTACAAAATAAACATCAATTTTTTAAGCGATTACAGGCCCTAACTATTTTATTTCCGCCCGTTTTTTTTCCGACAAAAAATAAATTACAGCCCAAATTTAAGACTCAACCCTATTTAATAAAACCGCATAATAATGTGGGGGGAATGAATATTCATTCCGCGACAACTTACAACGTAAATCCTCTAACAATTTTAAATTATTATTATCAAAAAAAAATAGCGGGGCAAGCCATGTCGGCTTTATTTGCGGCGAATGGTCAACACGCACTGATTATGGGTTTTAATCAACAATGGTCCTGTCCAAATTCATTTGTATTTTCGGGCATTATGAATCATACAACGTTATCTCACCAACATCGTAATAAACTTCATCATTGGATTAATCGGTTAACGAAGCGTTATCAGTTACGCGGTCTTTGTAGTTTGGATTTTATTTTTTATCGTCATCATTGTTATGTTTTAGAAATTAACCCTAGACCCCCTGCTAGTATGGCGTTATACCCCAAAAATTTATTAAACATACATCTCTTAGCGTGCCAAGGACAACTCGACAAAACGCTGATCATTAAAGATCCACTTTATCGTGTTTATCAAATTATCTACAGTCACGTTAAACTACAAATCCCCCCCTATTTTAAATGGGCTGATTATTGTTGTAATTTACCCGCTGCGGGGATGATTATTGGCAAAGGAGAGCCTATTTGCAGTATGATTATCAGCGGGAAAAATCCAAAACGATTACTGGATGATTTAAACGATAAACAACTCCTTCTTTTCACACAAATAAGCGAAATAACATGATTGAATACAACGCGAGTGTCAATAAACTTAGCCGCCCCTTAGTTCAAGAATTACTTGATAATGCGGATAAATTAAGACTTGATATACACACGTTAGATAATGGTTGCATTATCATTGATGCAGGTATCGAGGCCCCAGGTGGCTTAGAAGCGGGTCGAATTATTACTGAAATTTGCCTAGGCGGCTTAGGAACGGTGAGCATTAATCATAGCCCTGCGATCGAAAACTGGCCATTAACCATTAATGTTCATAGCAGCAACCCTGTTTTAGCCTGCTTAGGTAGCCAATATGCAGGATGGAGTTTAGCGCATGATAAATATTATGCATTAGGCTCAGGCCCTGCACGCGCAATGGCGACAAAAACGAAAGAGGGCGAAGATGAACCGATTGAGGCCATTTATAATGAATTAGGCTATCAAGATAATGGCGAAGAAACCGTTTTAGTGATTGAAAATGATAAGATTCCCCCAATGGAAATCATCGAAAAAATCATTAAAGCCTGTGATGTGGATGCCGAAGATTTAACGATTATTGTTACACCGACCCGTAGTATTGCAGGCTGTGTTCAAGTCGTGGGACGGGTTTTAGAAGTCGCTATGCACAAAGCCCATGAGTTACACTTCCCATTAGAAAATATTATTGATGGAAGTGGCAGCGCGCCTCTTTGCCCACCTCACCCTGATTTTGTAAAAGCGATGGGGCGTACCAATGATGCCATTTTATTTGCAGGTCAAGTGCATTTATTTGTGAGTGGTTCTGATGAAGAGGCTGAAAAATTAGCCAACGAACTACCTAGTTCCACCTCAAAAGATTATGGAAAACCCTTTGCAGAGGTGTTCAAAGAATATGACTATGACTTTTTTAAAGTCGATGGGATGTTATTTAGCCCCGCACGCGTGATTGTAACGGCGGTAGAGTCTGGCAATAGTTTTCATGCGGGAAAAATAGATACTGAGTTACTGAAACAATCGTTTGGTCACTAAAAAATAAAAGTTTCATGGTATCCGACACTTTAATGTAGGCTAGGGTCGTTTTTTTGCGAGAGCAAATAAACGATCGACTAGTTTAAGGTCGGACACTATGGAGCGAGGCTTAACCTCACTTGTCCCCTTTTAAAGTTGATCGTCAATAAACGTAACCCAGCAAGCAAATACACACGCTCAATTTGACCTTAGGAGTTTCCACGTTTAAAATTTTGCATTATTTTGAGTATATCTTAGATTTTTTATCATTGATAAATACGCTATTTTTAGAGATAAAAGCATTATTTAACAAGCTGTTAATGATAGAGGTTAAAAATAATAAAATAGACTATACAACACTATATCACGCAACAAAACATA from Methylococcales bacterium carries:
- a CDS encoding ATP-grasp domain-containing protein — its product is MKPLIIIAQSAQMLAQAACHIGLNVITIDCFADQDTQALAVQSYRVDSLAINALKNCIDRLENKFNECLYGSGFELYPESLIFLETRFKLIGNSSRIFNALQNKHQFFKRLQALTILFPPVFFPTKNKLQPKFKTQPYLIKPHNNVGGMNIHSATTYNVNPLTILNYYYQKKIAGQAMSALFAANGQHALIMGFNQQWSCPNSFVFSGIMNHTTLSHQHRNKLHHWINRLTKRYQLRGLCSLDFIFYRHHCYVLEINPRPPASMALYPKNLLNIHLLACQGQLDKTLIIKDPLYRVYQIIYSHVKLQIPPYFKWADYCCNLPAAGMIIGKGEPICSMIISGKNPKRLLDDLNDKQLLLFTQISEIT
- the mch gene encoding methenyltetrahydromethanopterin cyclohydrolase produces the protein MEYNASVNKLSRPLVQELLDNADKLRLDIHTLDNGCIIIDAGIEAPGGLEAGRIITEICLGGLGTVSINHSPAIENWPLTINVHSSNPVLACLGSQYAGWSLAHDKYYALGSGPARAMATKTKEGEDEPIEAIYNELGYQDNGEETVLVIENDKIPPMEIIEKIIKACDVDAEDLTIIVTPTRSIAGCVQVVGRVLEVAMHKAHELHFPLENIIDGSGSAPLCPPHPDFVKAMGRTNDAILFAGQVHLFVSGSDEEAEKLANELPSSTSKDYGKPFAEVFKEYDYDFFKVDGMLFSPARVIVTAVESGNSFHAGKIDTELLKQSFGH